The following are encoded in a window of Sutcliffiella horikoshii genomic DNA:
- a CDS encoding YaaC family protein, with translation MTAPYLHLFYPFQSVETAQKLLKSSYQKQQIEQFEQKSYNNAYSFIYYVEHGLTYLQQSNNTPTSIKPVLMFYGMVQLIKACLLTVDPSYPESTSVLAHGVSTRKRKKQSYEFLQDEVKVQKNGLFSHFSDKMFHVKQIEGTKYSMRDLLFSIPELETTIKITKNKTPFLAVGKVGDSVIQVPQSILDDYKMTKDRFIQHFQKQTSFVFNSVKDDAILFNEVENNRPCQYSPLLYNHEKCALYIPRKKEQLTFFPEILSHYLLLYNLSMICRYETEWWGELLHTFNSSDLSLINHFLNIASDKIPFYLHGYLLNMFGIDREA, from the coding sequence TTGACAGCGCCATACTTACATTTATTTTACCCATTTCAATCGGTGGAAACCGCCCAGAAACTGCTAAAGTCCAGTTACCAAAAACAACAAATTGAACAATTTGAACAAAAAAGCTACAACAATGCATATAGCTTTATTTACTATGTGGAACATGGACTGACCTACCTTCAACAATCCAATAATACGCCCACTTCCATCAAACCCGTTCTCATGTTTTACGGAATGGTTCAATTAATCAAGGCCTGTTTGTTAACGGTTGATCCTTCCTATCCAGAATCTACATCTGTATTGGCACATGGGGTTTCCACAAGAAAACGGAAGAAACAAAGCTATGAATTTTTACAAGATGAAGTGAAAGTCCAGAAAAACGGCCTCTTTTCGCACTTTAGCGACAAAATGTTCCATGTGAAACAAATAGAAGGAACAAAGTACTCCATGCGGGATTTACTCTTTTCCATTCCTGAACTAGAAACAACCATTAAAATCACTAAAAATAAAACGCCTTTTTTAGCAGTTGGGAAAGTTGGAGATAGCGTTATACAAGTGCCGCAATCCATTTTAGATGACTACAAAATGACAAAAGACCGATTCATACAGCACTTCCAAAAACAAACTTCCTTTGTTTTTAACTCCGTAAAAGACGATGCTATTCTCTTTAACGAGGTTGAAAACAATAGACCTTGCCAATACTCACCACTGTTATATAACCATGAAAAGTGTGCGCTATATATCCCAAGGAAAAAAGAACAGTTAACCTTTTTCCCGGAAATACTCTCACATTATCTGTTGTTATATAACTTAAGCATGATCTGTCGGTATGAAACAGAGTGGTGGGGTGAGCTGCTCCATACTTTTAACAGTAGTGATCTTTCTTTAATTAATCACTTCCTTAATATCGCTTCTGATAAAATCCCTTTTTACTTGCACGGGTATTTGTTGAATATGTTTGGAATTGACAGGGAGGCATAG
- the guaB gene encoding IMP dehydrogenase, whose translation MWENKFAKEGLTFDDVLLVPSKSEVLPRDVDLKVKLTETLQLNIPIISAGMDTVTEAEMAIAMARQGGLGIIHKNMSIEQQAEQVDKVKRSERGVITDPFFLTPEHQVFDAEHLMGKYRISGVPIVNNNEELKLVGILTNRDLRFIQDFSIPISDVMTKENLVTASVGTTLEEAESILQKYKIEKLPLVDEAGVLKGLITIKDIEKVIEFPHSAKDNQGRLLVGAAVGVTGDTMLRVEKLVQKSVDAIVVDTAHGHSQGVLDTVSKIRDKYPNLNIIAGNVATAEATRDLVAAGANVVKVGIGPGSICTTRVVAGVGVPQITAVYDCATEARKLGVSVIADGGIKYSGDIVKALAAGGHAVMLGSMLGGTSESPGETEIFQGRRFKVYRGMGSVGAMEKGSKDRYFQEDNKKFVPEGIEGRIPYKGPVADTIYQMVGGLRSGMGYCGTKDLQALRENAQFVKMTGAGLRESHPHDVQITKESPNYSV comes from the coding sequence ATGTGGGAAAATAAATTTGCTAAAGAAGGTTTAACATTTGATGATGTTCTTTTAGTTCCATCCAAGTCTGAGGTTTTACCAAGGGATGTAGATTTGAAAGTGAAGTTGACCGAAACATTGCAATTAAACATTCCGATTATCAGTGCAGGGATGGATACAGTGACAGAAGCAGAGATGGCGATTGCGATGGCACGCCAAGGAGGCTTAGGTATTATTCACAAAAATATGTCCATTGAACAGCAGGCAGAGCAAGTGGATAAGGTGAAGCGTTCTGAGCGTGGCGTTATTACGGATCCGTTCTTCTTGACTCCTGAACATCAAGTGTTTGATGCGGAACACCTTATGGGGAAATACAGAATATCTGGAGTTCCTATCGTCAATAACAACGAAGAACTAAAATTGGTTGGTATTTTGACAAACCGTGATCTTCGATTCATTCAGGATTTCTCGATTCCCATTTCAGATGTCATGACAAAAGAAAACCTCGTAACTGCTTCTGTAGGAACCACATTAGAAGAAGCAGAGAGCATTTTACAGAAGTACAAGATTGAAAAGCTTCCTCTTGTGGATGAAGCTGGCGTATTAAAAGGACTTATTACCATTAAAGATATAGAGAAAGTAATTGAATTCCCACACTCTGCTAAAGATAACCAAGGGCGTCTGCTTGTAGGTGCTGCTGTTGGTGTGACGGGAGATACGATGCTTCGCGTTGAGAAGTTGGTCCAAAAAAGCGTGGATGCTATTGTAGTGGATACAGCACATGGTCATTCTCAAGGTGTACTGGATACGGTGAGTAAAATTAGAGATAAGTATCCTAACTTGAACATCATCGCTGGAAATGTTGCAACAGCAGAAGCTACACGAGATTTGGTGGCAGCCGGTGCGAATGTAGTAAAGGTCGGTATCGGGCCGGGCTCCATTTGTACAACACGAGTAGTTGCCGGTGTAGGTGTGCCGCAGATCACAGCAGTATATGATTGTGCAACTGAGGCACGCAAGCTCGGAGTATCCGTCATTGCAGATGGTGGAATCAAGTACTCCGGTGACATTGTCAAAGCACTTGCTGCTGGTGGACATGCAGTAATGCTAGGCAGCATGTTAGGTGGTACCTCTGAAAGCCCTGGGGAGACAGAAATTTTCCAAGGCAGACGTTTTAAAGTGTACCGCGGCATGGGGTCTGTTGGTGCAATGGAAAAAGGAAGTAAAGATCGTTATTTCCAAGAAGACAATAAGAAGTTTGTCCCTGAAGGTATTGAAGGCCGCATTCCTTATAAAGGACCAGTTGCAGACACTATTTACCAAATGGTGGGCGGTCTGCGGTCCGGCATGGGGTACTGTGGTACAAAAGACTTGCAAGCATTAAGAGAAAATGCGCAGTTTGTGAAAATGACAGGTGCCGGGCTTCGTGAAAGCCATCCGCATGATGTACAAATCACAAAAGAATCCCCTAACTATTCTGTTTAA
- a CDS encoding D-alanyl-D-alanine carboxypeptidase family protein, translating to MKRSFKQLFVSLLVLTLMVSIFPGKSAQAEENDFLNINAKAAILIEFNTGKIIYQKNVDEALPVASMTKMMTEYLLLEAIEAGKLDWSKEVILSDYAQAISQKYPELSNVPMRKQEPYTIKELYEAMAIYSANGATIALAEAIAGSETKFVEMMNAKAEEIGLENYNFVNSTGLNNEDLAVGGVPMHPEGTDANEETTLSAKDTAKLAHRLLTDYPEILDTASIPFKVFREGTPDAIDMPNWNKMLFTEELKVQFEGIDGLKTGSTDAAGFNFTGTAERDGMRVISVVMNTTNDEGVSTEISRFIETKKLMTHAFGSYSVQELFPGEYQIEGESILPVTKGKEDSVEIQTKEPFKTLVKDGNKDNFKPQFEINEKLLNEEGELTAPVKEGDSVGVMTVTQEGGQDYGYLFGNDQEGSTVELVTKEGVEKANWFVLSMRAVGGFFSDLWSTVAGAIKGLF from the coding sequence GTGAAAAGAAGCTTTAAACAATTGTTCGTCAGTTTATTAGTACTTACGCTTATGGTTTCAATATTTCCTGGTAAATCTGCTCAAGCAGAAGAAAATGATTTTCTGAATATAAATGCGAAAGCTGCTATATTAATAGAATTTAATACAGGGAAAATTATCTATCAGAAAAACGTAGATGAGGCACTTCCTGTTGCAAGTATGACAAAGATGATGACGGAATACTTACTTCTTGAAGCAATTGAAGCTGGAAAATTGGATTGGTCAAAAGAAGTGATTCTAAGTGACTATGCACAAGCGATATCTCAAAAGTATCCTGAGCTATCCAATGTTCCTATGAGAAAGCAAGAACCTTACACAATTAAAGAACTCTATGAGGCGATGGCAATCTACTCTGCAAACGGAGCTACGATTGCACTGGCTGAGGCTATTGCAGGTTCAGAAACGAAATTTGTAGAAATGATGAATGCGAAAGCGGAAGAAATAGGATTAGAGAATTACAACTTCGTTAACTCTACAGGATTAAACAATGAAGACCTAGCAGTAGGTGGGGTTCCGATGCACCCTGAAGGAACGGATGCTAATGAAGAAACGACTCTTTCCGCTAAGGACACTGCAAAATTAGCACATCGTTTACTTACGGATTATCCTGAAATTTTGGATACAGCAAGCATTCCATTTAAGGTTTTCAGAGAAGGTACACCTGATGCGATAGATATGCCGAACTGGAATAAGATGTTGTTCACCGAAGAGCTAAAGGTGCAATTTGAAGGAATTGACGGATTGAAAACTGGTTCTACTGATGCAGCTGGTTTCAACTTTACCGGTACTGCTGAAAGAGATGGAATGAGAGTAATATCGGTTGTAATGAACACAACAAACGATGAAGGAGTCTCCACAGAGATTTCCCGTTTTATTGAAACGAAAAAATTAATGACTCATGCTTTCGGTAGTTACTCTGTACAAGAATTGTTTCCTGGAGAGTACCAAATTGAAGGCGAGTCCATTCTTCCTGTAACAAAAGGGAAAGAAGACAGTGTAGAAATTCAGACAAAAGAACCATTCAAGACACTTGTCAAAGATGGCAATAAAGATAACTTTAAACCTCAATTCGAAATCAACGAAAAGCTTCTGAACGAAGAAGGAGAATTAACAGCTCCGGTAAAAGAAGGAGATAGCGTTGGTGTAATGACAGTTACTCAGGAAGGCGGCCAGGATTACGGCTATCTTTTCGGTAACGATCAAGAAGGTTCAACAGTAGAGTTGGTAACTAAAGAAGGCGTGGAAAAAGCAAACTGGTTCGTATTATCCATGCGTGCAGTTGGCGGATTCTTTTCCGATCTCTGGTCCACAGTTGCTGGGGCAATTAAAGGATTATTTTAA
- the pdxS gene encoding pyridoxal 5'-phosphate synthase lyase subunit PdxS, whose amino-acid sequence MTHQTGTDRVKRGMAEMQKGGVIMDVVNAEQAKIAEEAGAVAVMALERVPADIRAAGGVARMADPTIVEEVMKAVSIPVMAKARIGHIVEARVLEAMGVDYIDESEVLTPADEEYHLDKRQYKVPFVCGCRDLGEAARRIGEGASMLRTKGEPGTGNIVEAVRHIRKVNAQVRKVVGMNEDELMTEAKLLGAPFELLLEIKRTGKLPVVNFAAGGIATPADAALMMQLGSDGVFVGSGIFKSENPAKFARAIVEATTHYQDYELIASLSKGLGTAMKGIEISTLLPENRMQERGW is encoded by the coding sequence ATGACACATCAAACAGGTACAGATCGTGTAAAACGTGGAATGGCGGAAATGCAAAAGGGCGGCGTTATCATGGACGTTGTCAATGCTGAGCAGGCGAAAATTGCAGAAGAAGCTGGTGCAGTTGCTGTAATGGCATTAGAGCGTGTTCCTGCTGATATTCGTGCAGCTGGTGGAGTTGCCCGCATGGCAGATCCAACGATTGTGGAAGAAGTAATGAAAGCTGTATCCATCCCGGTAATGGCGAAAGCTCGTATCGGCCATATCGTAGAAGCTCGCGTATTGGAAGCAATGGGTGTGGATTACATCGATGAGAGTGAAGTATTGACTCCAGCGGATGAGGAGTATCACTTGGACAAGCGTCAATACAAAGTACCATTCGTATGTGGTTGCCGTGATCTTGGAGAAGCTGCACGTCGTATTGGTGAAGGTGCATCTATGCTTCGTACTAAAGGGGAGCCAGGGACAGGAAACATCGTGGAAGCGGTTCGTCACATCCGTAAAGTGAACGCACAAGTTCGCAAAGTGGTTGGGATGAATGAAGATGAATTGATGACAGAAGCAAAACTATTAGGTGCTCCTTTTGAGTTGCTTCTTGAAATCAAGCGTACTGGTAAACTTCCGGTAGTAAACTTTGCAGCAGGCGGAATTGCAACTCCAGCTGATGCAGCGTTAATGATGCAATTGGGTTCTGACGGGGTATTTGTTGGTTCTGGTATCTTCAAATCCGAAAACCCTGCGAAATTTGCTCGTGCAATCGTAGAAGCGACTACTCATTACCAAGATTATGAACTGATTGCAAGCCTGTCCAAAGGATTGGGTACAGCGATGAAAGGCATCGAAATTTCTACACTATTACCTGAAAATCGCATGCAAGAGCGTGGCTGGTAA
- the pdxT gene encoding pyridoxal 5'-phosphate synthase glutaminase subunit PdxT has product MVKVGVLGLQGAVREHVRSIEASGAEAVVVKRAEQLFELDGLIIPGGESTTMRRLIDKYSFMEPLREFGASGKPVFGTCAGLILIANEIVGYDEPHLAFMDAKVERNSFGRQVDSFEAELDIAGIAEDFVGVFIRAPHIVEVGEDVEVLCKHNGRIVAARQDQFLGCSFHPELTDDHRITQYFVNMVKESQ; this is encoded by the coding sequence ATGGTGAAAGTTGGGGTCTTAGGACTTCAAGGTGCGGTTCGGGAGCATGTTAGATCCATCGAAGCATCTGGAGCAGAAGCAGTAGTAGTAAAAAGAGCAGAACAGCTTTTTGAATTAGACGGCCTGATTATACCGGGAGGCGAAAGCACGACGATGCGCCGACTGATTGATAAGTATTCTTTCATGGAGCCATTGCGCGAATTCGGTGCAAGCGGCAAGCCTGTTTTTGGTACATGTGCCGGACTGATATTGATTGCAAATGAAATTGTTGGCTATGATGAGCCGCACTTGGCATTTATGGATGCGAAGGTGGAGCGTAACTCATTCGGACGTCAGGTGGACAGCTTTGAAGCAGAACTCGATATTGCAGGAATAGCAGAAGATTTCGTTGGTGTCTTCATCCGTGCTCCGCATATTGTGGAAGTGGGAGAAGATGTGGAAGTTCTCTGTAAGCATAACGGCCGTATTGTAGCTGCTCGTCAGGATCAATTCTTAGGTTGTTCGTTCCACCCGGAATTGACGGATGACCACCGTATTACACAGTATTTCGTCAATATGGTGAAAGAGTCCCAATAA
- the serS gene encoding serine--tRNA ligase — protein MLDMKLLRGNFEEIKGKLQHRGEDLSDLDRFEELDAKRRDLLVQTEQLKSKRNEVSQQIAVMKREKQDADHLIKEMREVGDKVKDLDEELRSVEEALELLLLSIPNIPHQSVPVGETEDDNVEIRKWGEIPNFGFEAKAHWDIADELGVIDFERAGKVTGSRFVFYRGLGARLERALFNFMLDLHVDEHGYTEVLPPYLVNRASMTGTGQLPKFEEDAFLIEKEDYFLVPTAEVPITNMHRDEILSGDQLPINYAAFSACFRSEAGSAGRDTRGLIRQHQFNKVELVKFVKPEESYEELEKLTGNAEKVLQLLGLPYRVLSMCTADLGFTAAKKYDIEVWIPSQETYREISSCSNFESFQARRAGIRFRRDPKAKPEHVHTLNGSGLAVGRTVAAIMENYQQEDGTVIIPEVLRPYMGGKEILTK, from the coding sequence ATGTTGGATATGAAGTTATTGCGTGGGAATTTTGAGGAGATAAAGGGGAAGCTTCAGCATCGAGGGGAAGATCTTTCTGATTTGGACCGCTTTGAAGAGCTCGATGCGAAAAGAAGAGACCTTCTTGTTCAGACAGAGCAGTTAAAAAGTAAACGAAATGAGGTTTCTCAGCAGATTGCTGTCATGAAACGCGAAAAGCAGGATGCTGATCACTTGATTAAGGAAATGCGCGAGGTAGGGGACAAAGTAAAGGATCTGGATGAAGAGTTAAGAAGTGTAGAAGAAGCGCTTGAACTGCTACTTTTATCTATTCCAAACATCCCTCATCAAAGTGTTCCTGTTGGAGAAACAGAGGATGACAATGTGGAAATCCGTAAATGGGGCGAGATTCCAAACTTCGGATTTGAAGCGAAAGCGCATTGGGATATTGCGGATGAGCTTGGCGTCATAGATTTTGAACGAGCGGGTAAGGTTACAGGTAGCCGTTTTGTTTTCTATCGTGGCTTAGGTGCGAGGCTTGAGAGAGCATTATTCAACTTCATGTTGGATTTACATGTAGATGAGCATGGGTACACAGAAGTGTTACCGCCTTACTTGGTAAACCGTGCGAGCATGACTGGTACAGGACAGCTTCCTAAGTTTGAAGAAGATGCATTCTTAATTGAGAAAGAAGATTACTTCTTGGTTCCGACAGCAGAGGTTCCGATTACGAATATGCACCGCGATGAGATCTTAAGTGGTGATCAATTGCCAATCAATTATGCGGCATTTAGTGCTTGCTTCCGCTCTGAGGCTGGATCTGCAGGTCGTGATACTCGTGGATTGATTCGTCAGCATCAGTTCAATAAAGTAGAGCTTGTGAAATTTGTAAAACCAGAAGAATCTTATGAAGAGCTGGAGAAATTGACTGGTAATGCGGAAAAAGTATTGCAACTGCTTGGACTTCCCTACCGAGTGTTGAGCATGTGTACAGCAGATCTTGGCTTTACAGCAGCAAAGAAATATGACATTGAAGTATGGATCCCAAGTCAGGAAACATACCGTGAAATTTCTTCTTGCAGTAATTTCGAGAGCTTCCAGGCACGCCGTGCAGGCATCCGTTTCCGTCGCGATCCAAAAGCTAAACCAGAACATGTGCATACGCTGAATGGATCTGGACTTGCGGTTGGACGTACGGTGGCGGCGATTATGGAAAACTATCAACAAGAAGACGGTACTGTCATCATTCCTGAAGTATTGCGCCCATATATGGGTGGGAAAGAAATTTTGACTAAATAG
- a CDS encoding deoxynucleoside kinase, whose amino-acid sequence MNLRQKYGIPSNAVITIAGTVGVGKSTMTNALANALGFRTSFEKVDTNPYLDKFYADFERWSFHLQIYFLAERFKDQKKIFEYGGGFIQDRSIYEDTGIFANMHYEKGTMTQVDYDTYTSLFEAMVMTPYFPHPDLLIYLEGSLDDILGRIQERGRPMEQQTPISYWEEMHERYEKWINNFHACPVLRLNINEYDVLKNSDSVEPIIEKISHHMKQSQLLKK is encoded by the coding sequence ATGAATTTACGTCAAAAATACGGCATCCCTTCTAACGCGGTCATTACGATTGCCGGAACAGTGGGAGTCGGTAAATCTACGATGACGAATGCATTGGCAAATGCCCTTGGATTTCGTACATCTTTTGAAAAAGTAGACACCAACCCATACTTAGATAAGTTTTATGCAGATTTCGAGCGCTGGAGCTTTCATTTACAAATTTACTTTCTGGCAGAACGTTTTAAAGACCAGAAAAAAATCTTTGAATATGGCGGCGGCTTTATTCAAGACCGCTCCATCTACGAAGACACCGGCATCTTTGCCAACATGCATTATGAGAAGGGCACAATGACACAGGTCGACTATGACACGTACACCAGCCTGTTTGAAGCAATGGTGATGACACCTTACTTCCCTCATCCTGACCTTTTGATTTACCTAGAAGGAAGCCTGGATGATATCCTTGGCCGCATCCAAGAACGCGGGCGCCCAATGGAACAGCAGACTCCGATCTCCTATTGGGAGGAAATGCATGAGCGCTACGAAAAATGGATCAATAATTTCCACGCATGCCCTGTCCTGCGTTTAAACATCAACGAATACGATGTACTGAAGAATTCAGATTCCGTAGAACCGATTATCGAAAAGATCTCCCACCACATGAAGCAATCACAGTTACTAAAAAAATAA
- a CDS encoding deoxynucleoside kinase — MQATPFITVEGPIGVGKTSLAKKIAEEFQYQLLKEIVDENPFLGKFYENIDEWSFQTEMFFLCNRYKQLEDIDQHHLKQHKPVVADYHILKNLIFAKRTLKDKQYDKYLRIYDILTEDMPRPNVIIYLNASLDTLLTRIEKRGRDIEKKIDPLYLQQLSLDYDEEMDRLEEQYPSLPILRFNGDEVDFVQRDEDLQRIFQQLKDTLNKGVNV, encoded by the coding sequence GTGCAAGCAACACCATTTATAACAGTTGAAGGACCCATTGGTGTTGGAAAGACCTCACTTGCAAAAAAAATTGCAGAAGAGTTCCAATATCAATTATTAAAAGAAATAGTAGACGAAAATCCATTCCTAGGAAAATTCTACGAAAACATCGACGAGTGGAGTTTTCAAACGGAAATGTTTTTCCTATGCAATAGATACAAACAACTCGAAGACATCGATCAGCATCACCTAAAGCAACATAAACCGGTAGTAGCTGATTATCATATTCTAAAAAACCTTATTTTCGCTAAACGCACACTAAAGGACAAGCAGTACGATAAATACCTTAGAATCTACGATATTCTAACAGAAGACATGCCAAGACCAAATGTCATCATTTATTTAAATGCAAGTCTGGACACGCTACTAACAAGAATCGAAAAGCGTGGCCGTGATATCGAAAAGAAAATTGATCCGCTATACCTTCAACAGCTAAGTCTTGATTATGATGAAGAAATGGATCGCCTCGAAGAACAATACCCTTCCCTGCCGATCCTGCGCTTTAACGGAGACGAGGTTGACTTTGTACAACGAGATGAAGACCTACAGCGTATCTTCCAACAGTTGAAAGATACCTTGAATAAAGGAGTTAACGTATAA
- a CDS encoding glycoside hydrolase family 18 protein — translation MQIHVVSQGQSLSGIAQAYATTPQDIIEANDLPNPDRLVVGQALVIPIVGRFYFVQQGDTIFSIARRYNITPEQLIDINQLNPAAPLRVGLRLYIPPQPKREAEINAYVEPRGNTVSQELQQSSRNAAPYLTYLAPFSFQVLRDGSLKEPPLTNLPAIAAEDNVILMMVLTNLEEDGFSDELGRIILTDMQVQNKFLDNVVATAKKYNFKDIHFDFEYLRPADKEAYNTFLRKARDRFKKEGWLISTALAPKTKADQKGKWYEAHDYKTHGEIVDFVVIMTYEWGYSGGPPMAVSPIGPVREVLEYAITEMPSEKIMMGQNLYGYDWTLPFVQGGEFAKAISPQAAIELAANNNVAIAYDEEAQAPHFNYTKDGKEHEVWFEDARSIQAKFNLIKELNIRGISYWKLGLPFPQNWLLITDNFNVVKNPTERYYYYY, via the coding sequence ATGCAAATACATGTCGTAAGCCAAGGACAGTCGCTAAGCGGGATTGCACAGGCATATGCCACAACCCCACAGGATATTATAGAAGCCAATGATCTTCCCAACCCCGACAGGCTCGTTGTCGGCCAGGCACTGGTGATCCCAATTGTGGGGCGTTTTTATTTTGTCCAACAGGGAGATACGATTTTTTCTATAGCCAGAAGATACAACATTACACCTGAACAGTTAATTGATATAAACCAATTAAATCCTGCCGCTCCTTTGCGAGTGGGGCTACGCCTTTATATTCCACCACAACCAAAACGAGAAGCGGAAATCAATGCGTATGTGGAGCCTCGCGGAAACACCGTATCACAAGAACTCCAACAGAGCTCGCGCAATGCCGCTCCCTATTTAACCTACCTCGCACCATTCAGTTTTCAGGTATTGCGAGATGGTTCATTAAAGGAACCACCATTGACTAATCTGCCTGCCATCGCTGCAGAAGACAATGTCATTTTAATGATGGTGTTAACCAATTTAGAAGAGGATGGTTTCAGTGACGAACTTGGTCGCATCATCCTGACAGATATGCAGGTTCAAAACAAATTCCTGGATAATGTCGTTGCCACTGCCAAAAAATATAACTTCAAAGACATTCACTTTGACTTTGAATATTTACGACCGGCAGATAAAGAAGCCTACAATACATTTTTAAGAAAGGCACGGGATCGGTTTAAAAAGGAAGGATGGCTTATCTCCACCGCCCTAGCTCCCAAAACAAAGGCCGACCAAAAAGGAAAGTGGTATGAAGCCCATGACTACAAAACACACGGCGAAATTGTTGATTTTGTCGTCATTATGACCTATGAGTGGGGATATAGCGGAGGTCCACCGATGGCAGTCTCTCCGATTGGTCCTGTCCGAGAAGTACTAGAATACGCCATTACGGAAATGCCGAGTGAAAAAATTATGATGGGGCAAAATCTCTATGGATATGACTGGACGCTTCCCTTTGTCCAAGGCGGAGAATTTGCTAAAGCGATAAGCCCGCAGGCAGCCATAGAACTTGCAGCCAACAACAATGTTGCTATTGCTTACGACGAAGAGGCACAGGCACCCCACTTTAACTATACAAAAGACGGCAAGGAGCACGAAGTCTGGTTTGAAGACGCACGGTCCATACAGGCTAAATTTAATCTCATAAAAGAACTCAACATACGCGGTATCAGCTATTGGAAGCTCGGCCTGCCTTTCCCGCAAAACTGGCTTCTGATCACCGATAACTTCAACGTCGTCAAAAACCCAACCGAACGTTACTATTACTACTACTAA
- a CDS encoding cysteine hydrolase family protein, producing the protein MKQTALLIIDIINDFQFKHGSILAEKTTKIVPNIKAIKEVMHKKGLPVIYINDHYNLWQADYDKIMDKCTNKWSDPIMKALYPSGDDFFLIKPKHSAFFGTALHTLLSQLHVKKLILTGLAGNICVLFTANDAYMREFELVIPSDAIASADDDDHMYALRMMENVLKADVSPTEKFLSQQ; encoded by the coding sequence ATGAAACAAACGGCTCTATTAATAATCGATATCATCAATGATTTTCAGTTTAAACACGGAAGCATCCTTGCAGAAAAAACAACCAAGATTGTCCCAAATATTAAAGCAATCAAGGAAGTCATGCATAAGAAAGGACTTCCCGTTATCTATATTAATGACCATTATAACTTATGGCAGGCCGATTACGACAAAATCATGGATAAATGCACAAACAAATGGAGCGATCCGATCATGAAGGCATTGTATCCTTCTGGTGACGACTTTTTCCTCATCAAGCCAAAACATTCTGCCTTTTTTGGGACGGCATTGCATACCTTGCTCTCTCAACTTCATGTTAAGAAACTTATCCTTACGGGACTTGCAGGGAATATATGTGTTCTGTTCACAGCAAATGATGCCTATATGCGGGAGTTTGAGTTAGTAATCCCCAGTGATGCAATAGCTTCTGCAGATGATGACGACCATATGTACGCATTACGCATGATGGAAAATGTGTTAAAGGCCGATGTCAGTCCAACAGAGAAGTTTCTAAGTCAACAGTAA
- the tadA gene encoding tRNA adenosine(34) deaminase TadA — protein MQDEHFMKLAIEEAKKAEALKEVPIGAVLVHDGKVISKGYNLRETTQRSITHAEIMVIDQACEALQTWRLEEATLYVTLEPCPMCAGAIIQSRIKKVVYGAKDPKAGCAGTLMNILQDSRFNHQTEVVSGIMEEECGELLSSFFKKLRQQKKEKKLRESNS, from the coding sequence ATGCAAGATGAACATTTTATGAAGTTGGCGATAGAAGAGGCGAAAAAAGCGGAGGCGCTAAAGGAAGTACCAATTGGTGCCGTTCTTGTGCATGATGGAAAAGTTATCTCTAAAGGATATAACCTACGGGAGACCACTCAAAGGTCCATTACCCACGCCGAAATAATGGTCATTGATCAAGCGTGTGAAGCTTTGCAAACATGGAGATTAGAAGAAGCCACTTTATATGTAACATTGGAACCATGTCCCATGTGTGCCGGAGCGATCATCCAATCGCGCATTAAGAAAGTAGTATATGGTGCCAAGGATCCAAAAGCGGGTTGTGCAGGTACGCTAATGAACATATTGCAAGATTCTCGATTTAACCACCAAACAGAAGTAGTAAGTGGTATAATGGAAGAAGAATGTGGGGAATTGCTGTCCTCCTTTTTCAAAAAGCTTCGTCAGCAGAAAAAAGAGAAGAAACTCCGTGAATCAAACTCCTAA